From Streptomyces yatensis, one genomic window encodes:
- a CDS encoding ParA family protein has product MDGHHVNAMAGDQGGTDPARFADYDDLPDGHFYDPDAEYEPDPEYAATLAPDAARQRRERIGPTGRPLPYFPIPGPLTDHGPAKIIAMCNQKGGVGKTTSTINLGAALAEYGRRVLLVDFDPQGALSVGLGVNPMELDLTVYNLLMERGMSADEVLLKTAVPNMDLLPSNIDLSAAEVQLVSEVARESTLQRALKPLMADYDYIVIDCQPSLGLLTVNALTAAHKVIVPLECEFFALRGVALLTETIEKVQERLNPDLELDGILATMYDSRTVHSREVLARVVEAFDDHVYHTVIGRTVRFPETTVAGEPITTYASNSVGAAAYRQLAREVLARCHAE; this is encoded by the coding sequence ATGGACGGCCATCACGTGAACGCCATGGCCGGCGACCAGGGGGGCACGGATCCCGCCCGCTTCGCCGACTACGACGACCTCCCCGACGGGCACTTCTACGACCCGGACGCGGAGTACGAGCCAGACCCCGAATACGCGGCCACGCTCGCGCCCGACGCTGCCCGCCAGCGCCGCGAGCGGATCGGCCCCACCGGGCGCCCGCTGCCGTACTTCCCGATCCCGGGGCCGCTGACCGATCACGGTCCAGCGAAGATCATCGCGATGTGCAACCAGAAGGGCGGGGTCGGTAAGACCACCTCCACCATCAACCTGGGCGCGGCCCTGGCCGAATACGGCCGCCGGGTGCTGCTCGTCGACTTCGACCCGCAGGGCGCCCTGTCGGTCGGCCTCGGGGTCAACCCGATGGAGCTCGACCTCACGGTCTACAACCTGCTCATGGAGCGGGGCATGTCGGCCGACGAGGTGCTGCTGAAGACGGCCGTGCCCAACATGGATCTGCTTCCCAGCAATATCGACTTGTCGGCCGCCGAGGTGCAGCTGGTGAGCGAGGTCGCCCGGGAGTCGACCCTGCAGCGCGCCCTCAAGCCGCTGATGGCCGACTACGACTACATCGTCATCGACTGCCAGCCCTCGCTCGGTCTGCTCACCGTCAACGCGCTCACCGCGGCGCACAAGGTGATCGTGCCGCTGGAGTGCGAGTTCTTCGCGCTGCGCGGTGTGGCGTTGCTCACGGAGACGATCGAGAAGGTCCAGGAGCGGCTCAACCCCGACCTGGAGCTCGACGGCATCCTCGCCACGATGTACGACTCGCGCACCGTGCACAGCCGTGAGGTCCTCGCTCGTGTGGTCGAGGCGTTCGACGATCACGTCTACCACACGGTCATCGGTCGCACGGTCCGCTTCCCCGAGACCACGGTCGCGGGCGAGCCGATCACCACGTACGCGTCCAACTCCGTCGGTGCCGCCGCCTATCGCCAGCTCGCCAGGGAGGTGCTCGCCCGGTGTCACGCCGAGTGA
- a CDS encoding segregation and condensation protein A: MPRGETAGRTTTAGAEGPAVRGAEGAPGRSPDTTASGQAVEGRAVEGLAAPASAPPAHTGRRGGGPAPGRAARDEESAPGAPGEAVPVPAPAVRRGAGGGEGASTGEPEPVHARADLDMAPSAGGHGGETAGSGAGGDAGDGTEPSGGSDTGGRTGRGAAQGGEAPGGEARAEEGGNRFTVRLDNFEGPFDLLLQLISKHKLDVTEVALSKVTDEFMAYIRAMGPDWDLDQTTEFLVVAATLLDLKAARLLPAAEVEDEADLALLEARDLLFARLLQYRAYKQIADIFNDRLIAEAARYPRTVGLEPHHAELLPDVVISIGPEGFAKLAVKAMQAKPKPQVYIDHIHAPLVSVREQAEVVVARLRELGEATFSTLTEDAPDVLTVVARFLALLELYRERAVLLDQPEALGSLMVRWTGEAGREPLVTDEFDQEAQAKPQAKPQAKPQAKPQGEPQAEPEDEPQAESPDEPRKETATPDPEPEKEKEEVPS, encoded by the coding sequence GTGCCGAGGGGCGAGACCGCCGGTCGCACAACGACGGCCGGGGCCGAAGGCCCTGCGGTGCGAGGTGCGGAGGGCGCGCCGGGGAGATCACCTGACACCACGGCCTCGGGCCAGGCCGTCGAGGGCCGGGCAGTCGAGGGCCTGGCGGCTCCCGCCTCGGCCCCGCCCGCGCACACCGGACGCCGGGGCGGGGGCCCCGCGCCCGGCCGCGCCGCGCGCGACGAGGAGTCCGCGCCCGGTGCCCCGGGCGAGGCGGTCCCCGTGCCCGCCCCGGCCGTGCGGCGGGGCGCGGGGGGCGGTGAGGGCGCGTCGACCGGCGAGCCGGAGCCGGTGCACGCACGGGCCGACCTGGATATGGCGCCCTCCGCGGGTGGGCACGGCGGCGAGACGGCCGGGTCCGGGGCCGGGGGCGACGCGGGTGACGGGACCGAGCCGAGCGGCGGGAGCGACACCGGCGGCAGGACCGGCCGGGGTGCGGCACAGGGCGGCGAGGCGCCAGGCGGTGAGGCGCGGGCCGAGGAGGGCGGCAATCGGTTCACCGTGCGGCTGGACAACTTCGAGGGGCCCTTCGACCTCCTCCTCCAGCTGATCTCCAAGCACAAGCTGGACGTCACCGAGGTCGCCCTCTCCAAGGTCACCGACGAGTTCATGGCCTATATCCGCGCCATGGGGCCGGACTGGGACCTCGACCAGACCACCGAGTTCCTCGTCGTCGCGGCGACCCTGCTGGACCTCAAGGCGGCCCGGCTGCTGCCCGCCGCCGAGGTCGAGGACGAGGCGGACCTGGCCCTGCTGGAGGCGCGCGACCTGCTCTTCGCGCGGTTGCTCCAGTACCGCGCGTACAAGCAGATCGCGGACATCTTCAACGACCGGCTGATCGCCGAGGCCGCCCGTTACCCCCGTACGGTCGGCCTGGAGCCGCACCACGCCGAGCTGCTCCCGGACGTCGTCATCAGCATCGGCCCCGAGGGCTTCGCCAAGCTGGCCGTCAAGGCGATGCAGGCCAAGCCCAAGCCGCAGGTCTACATCGACCACATCCACGCCCCACTGGTCAGCGTCCGGGAGCAGGCCGAGGTGGTGGTCGCGCGGCTGCGGGAGCTGGGGGAGGCCACCTTCAGCACGCTCACCGAGGACGCTCCCGACGTCCTTACGGTCGTCGCGCGCTTCCTGGCGCTCCTGGAGCTCTACCGCGAGCGCGCGGTCCTGCTCGACCAGCCGGAGGCGCTCGGGTCGCTCATGGTCCGCTGGACGGGCGAGGCGGGGCGGGAGCCGCTGGTCACCGACGAGTTCGACCAGGAGGCCCAGGCCAAACCCCAGGCCAAACCCCAGGCCAAACCCCAGGCCAAACCCCAGGGCGAACCCCAGGCCGAGCCCGAGGACGAGCCCCAGGCGGAGTCGCCGGACGAGCCCCGTAAGGAGACGGCCACGCCGGACCCGGAGCCGGAGAAGGAGAAAGAGGAGGTACCGAGTTGA
- the scpB gene encoding SMC-Scp complex subunit ScpB yields the protein MSEQRTPAGLSEVAELDLKPALEAVLMVVDEPATEEHLAKVLARPRRAVADALRELADEYATQGRGFELRLVAGGWRYYTRPAFAAAVEGFVLDGQQARLTQAALETLAVVAYRQPVSRSRVSAVRGVNCDGVMRTLLQRGLVEEAGTEPETGAILYRTTNYFLERMGLRGLDELPELAPFLPEADAVEGESQEGVPSFDPDAIDSDDAHDDVEHRARSGHSQTET from the coding sequence TTGAGCGAGCAGCGGACACCCGCCGGGCTCTCCGAGGTCGCCGAGCTGGACCTCAAGCCCGCCCTGGAGGCCGTCCTCATGGTCGTCGACGAGCCCGCCACCGAGGAGCACCTCGCCAAGGTGCTGGCGCGGCCGCGCCGGGCCGTCGCGGACGCGCTGCGCGAGCTGGCCGACGAGTACGCGACGCAGGGCCGGGGCTTCGAGCTGCGGCTGGTCGCGGGCGGCTGGCGCTACTACACGCGCCCGGCCTTCGCCGCCGCCGTCGAGGGGTTCGTCCTGGACGGCCAGCAGGCCCGGCTCACCCAGGCCGCTTTGGAAACCCTCGCGGTGGTCGCGTACCGTCAGCCGGTCAGCCGTTCCCGTGTCTCGGCCGTCCGCGGTGTCAACTGCGACGGCGTGATGCGGACCCTCCTGCAGCGGGGACTGGTCGAGGAGGCGGGCACGGAACCCGAAACAGGTGCGATCCTGTACAGGACGACGAACTACTTCCTGGAGCGGATGGGCCTGCGAGGGCTGGACGAGCTTCCGGAGCTCGCACCGTTCCTCCCCGAGGCGGACGCGGTCGAGGGCGAGTCCCAGGAGGGCGTGCCGTCGTTCGATCCGGACGCCATCGACAGCGATGACGCGCACGACGACGTAGAACACCGAGCCCGTAGCGGCCACTCTCAGACGGAAACTTGA
- a CDS encoding pseudouridine synthase: protein MRSSGRNSRGSGSGSGGNNYRGAGNRRDEQQQRAGRPRPEERRYDVGGGSQAGPGSKGGSQGGPKGGPKGGAAKSGAPKGVGGRGRKPNAPARPREYEAQVEERNRARHDKPRVALPKTFGEVEGERLQKVLARAGMGSRRACEELIDQARVEVNGKIVTEQGLRVDPEKDEIKVDGLTVATQSYLFFALNKPAGVVSTMEDPDGRQCLGDYVTNRETRLFHVGRLDTETEGIILLTNHGELAHRLTHPRYGVKKTYLAAIQGPLPRDLGKRLKSGIELEDGYARADHFRVVQNTGKNYLVEVSLHEGRKHIVRRMLAEAGFPVDKLVRTAFGPIALGDQKSGWLRRMTNTEVGMLMREVDL, encoded by the coding sequence ATGCGAAGCAGCGGCAGGAACAGCAGGGGCAGCGGCAGCGGTAGCGGCGGCAACAACTACCGGGGCGCGGGGAACCGGCGCGACGAGCAGCAGCAGCGCGCCGGCCGCCCCCGCCCCGAGGAGCGCCGCTACGACGTGGGCGGCGGCTCCCAGGCGGGCCCCGGCTCCAAGGGGGGCTCCCAGGGCGGTCCCAAGGGCGGCCCCAAGGGAGGCGCGGCCAAGAGCGGTGCCCCCAAGGGCGTCGGCGGCCGCGGCCGCAAGCCGAACGCCCCGGCCCGTCCGCGCGAGTACGAGGCGCAGGTGGAGGAGCGCAACCGCGCCCGCCACGACAAGCCGCGGGTCGCGCTGCCCAAGACCTTCGGCGAGGTCGAGGGCGAGCGGCTGCAGAAGGTCCTCGCCCGCGCCGGCATGGGCTCGCGCCGCGCCTGTGAGGAGCTGATCGACCAGGCCCGGGTCGAGGTCAACGGCAAGATCGTGACCGAGCAGGGGCTGCGCGTCGACCCCGAGAAGGACGAGATCAAGGTCGACGGGCTGACCGTGGCCACCCAGTCGTACCTCTTCTTCGCACTGAACAAGCCCGCCGGTGTCGTCTCCACCATGGAGGACCCCGACGGCCGCCAGTGCCTGGGCGACTATGTGACCAACCGCGAGACGCGGCTCTTCCACGTCGGCCGGCTCGACACCGAGACCGAGGGCATCATCCTGCTCACCAATCACGGTGAGCTGGCCCACCGCCTCACCCACCCCCGCTACGGCGTGAAGAAGACCTATCTCGCCGCCATCCAGGGCCCGCTCCCGCGCGACCTCGGCAAGCGGCTCAAGAGCGGCATCGAGCTGGAGGACGGCTACGCCCGCGCCGACCACTTCCGTGTGGTGCAGAACACCGGCAAGAACTATCTGGTGGAGGTGAGCCTGCACGAGGGCCGCAAGCACATCGTGCGGCGGATGCTCGCCGAGGCCGGCTTCCCGGTCGACAAGCTGGTGCGGACGGCCTTCGGCCCGATCGCGCTCGGCGACCAGAAGTCCGGCTGGCTGCGCCGGATGACCAACACCGAGGTCGGCATGCTGATGCGCGAGGTCGACCTCTGA
- the aroH gene encoding chorismate mutase, producing MAVRAVRGAVQLERDEPEHMREQVSALLTAVLRRNALDPDDLISVWFTATPDLHSDFPAAAARKLGITDVPLICAQELDIAGAMPRVVRVLAHIETSLPKSEIAHVYLGAAAALRKDIAQ from the coding sequence GTGGCGGTACGAGCGGTCCGCGGGGCGGTCCAGCTGGAGCGGGACGAGCCGGAGCACATGCGGGAGCAGGTCTCCGCGCTGCTGACGGCCGTCCTGCGGCGCAATGCCCTCGACCCCGACGATCTGATCAGTGTGTGGTTCACGGCCACCCCCGATCTGCACAGCGACTTCCCGGCGGCCGCCGCCCGCAAGCTGGGCATCACCGATGTGCCGCTGATCTGCGCCCAGGAGCTGGACATAGCGGGGGCCATGCCCCGTGTCGTCCGCGTCCTGGCGCATATCGAGACCTCCCTGCCCAAGTCCGAGATCGCCCATGTCTACCTCGGCGCCGCCGCCGCCCTCCGCAAGGACATCGCCCAATGA
- a CDS encoding prephenate dehydrogenase, with product MRTALVIGTGLIGTSAALALAGRGVQVHLADHDADQARTAEALGAGTQGEPEGPVDLAIVAVPPAYVAGTVADVLRRGLARGVLDVASVKGGPRRELEALGCDLTRYIGTHPMAGRERSGPLAATADLFEGRPWVLTPTAGTDTEVLNLALELVALCRAVPVVMEDEAHDRAVALVSHTPHLLSSMVAARLQDADETAVRLCGQGIRDVTRIAASDPAMWIDILSANPGPVADVLAAVASDLDETVRALRALQSADEAKRGDGTAGIEDVLRRGNAGRERVPGKHGAASAVYETVTVLIGDQPGELARIFADAGRAGVNIEDVRIEHATGQQSGLIQLMVEPSAAPGLTKALRERGWSIRQ from the coding sequence ATGAGAACCGCGCTCGTCATCGGCACCGGCCTGATCGGCACCTCCGCCGCGCTGGCCCTGGCCGGCCGCGGCGTCCAGGTGCACCTCGCCGACCATGACGCGGACCAGGCCCGCACCGCCGAGGCGCTCGGCGCCGGGACACAGGGCGAGCCCGAGGGGCCCGTGGACCTGGCGATCGTCGCCGTGCCCCCGGCGTACGTGGCGGGGACGGTGGCCGATGTGCTGCGCCGCGGCCTGGCCCGCGGCGTGCTGGACGTCGCGAGCGTCAAGGGTGGCCCGCGCCGCGAGCTGGAGGCCCTCGGCTGCGATCTGACCCGCTACATCGGCACGCATCCGATGGCGGGCCGGGAGCGCTCCGGGCCGCTGGCCGCCACCGCCGACCTCTTCGAGGGGCGGCCCTGGGTGCTCACGCCCACCGCCGGCACCGACACCGAGGTGCTCAACCTCGCGCTCGAGCTGGTCGCGCTGTGCCGGGCCGTGCCCGTGGTGATGGAGGACGAGGCCCACGACCGGGCGGTGGCGCTCGTCTCGCACACCCCGCACCTGCTGTCCAGCATGGTCGCCGCGCGGCTGCAGGACGCCGATGAGACGGCGGTGCGGCTGTGCGGGCAGGGCATCCGCGACGTGACCCGGATCGCTGCCTCCGACCCCGCCATGTGGATCGACATCCTCTCCGCCAACCCCGGCCCGGTCGCCGATGTGCTCGCCGCGGTCGCCTCCGACCTCGACGAGACGGTGCGGGCGCTGCGCGCGCTCCAGTCCGCCGACGAGGCCAAGCGCGGCGACGGCACGGCCGGTATCGAGGACGTGCTGCGCCGGGGCAACGCCGGGCGCGAGCGGGTGCCGGGCAAGCACGGCGCCGCCTCGGCCGTCTATGAGACCGTGACGGTGCTCATCGGTGACCAGCCGGGCGAGCTGGCCCGGATCTTCGCCGACGCGGGCCGGGCGGGGGTCAACATCGAGGACGTCCGGATCGAGCACGCCACCGGCCAGCAGTCCGGTCTGATCCAGCTGATGGTCGAGCCCTCGGCGGCCCCGGGGCTCACCAAGGCCCTGCGGGAGCGGGGATGGTCCATCCGGCAGTAG
- the cmk gene encoding (d)CMP kinase, translating to METAARTAPAAVIVAIDGPAGTGKSSTSKAVAAKLGLGYLDTGAQYRAITWWMVTNGIDVDDAVAVADAAAKPHIVSGIDPAAPTISVDGTDVAGPIRTQEVTSRVSAVSAVPEVRAVITELQRTIAAEAPRGIVVEGRDIGTTVLPDADIKIFLTASPEVRAARRSGELKGKEAADLAATQAALAKRDALDSGRKTSPLAKADDAVEVDTSELTLDQVIECVVTLVEEKRTVA from the coding sequence GTGGAAACCGCCGCCCGGACCGCCCCGGCAGCAGTGATTGTCGCGATCGACGGCCCCGCAGGCACGGGTAAGTCCAGTACCTCGAAGGCCGTCGCCGCCAAGCTGGGCCTGGGCTACCTGGACACCGGCGCCCAGTACCGGGCGATCACCTGGTGGATGGTGACCAACGGCATCGACGTGGATGACGCCGTCGCCGTGGCCGACGCCGCCGCCAAGCCCCACATCGTCTCCGGGATCGACCCGGCCGCCCCGACGATCAGCGTCGACGGCACCGATGTCGCCGGGCCGATCCGCACCCAGGAGGTCACCTCGCGGGTCAGCGCGGTCAGCGCGGTGCCCGAGGTGCGGGCCGTGATCACCGAGCTGCAGCGGACCATCGCCGCCGAGGCGCCGCGCGGTATCGTGGTCGAGGGCCGGGACATCGGCACCACGGTCCTCCCGGACGCCGACATCAAGATCTTCCTGACCGCCTCCCCGGAGGTCCGGGCGGCCCGCCGCAGCGGTGAGCTGAAGGGCAAGGAGGCCGCCGACCTGGCGGCCACCCAGGCGGCCCTGGCCAAGCGGGACGCCCTGGACTCCGGCCGTAAGACCTCGCCGCTCGCCAAGGCGGACGACGCGGTCGAGGTGGACACCTCCGAGCTCACCCTCGACCAGGTCATCGAGTGCGTCGTCACTCTCGTCGAGGAGAAGCGGACGGTCGCGTGA
- a CDS encoding lysophospholipid acyltransferase family protein — protein sequence MRRHSRRGEADGRVSATDATLPSAAGAVVARRIGIGLMYGLWRPRVLGAWRIPSAGPVILAGNHSHNIDGPMLIGTSPRPVHFLVKKEAFVGPLDPFLRGIGQLRVDRSSADRAAIGQALGVLERGGVLGIFPEGSRGEGDFASLRSGLAYFAVRSGAPIVPVAVLGTATPRGGDGRARALPRLRSRVDVVFGDPFEAGDGSGRRTRAALDQATERIQKRLGTHLGTARRLTGRPDQT from the coding sequence GTGCGTCGTCACTCTCGTCGAGGAGAAGCGGACGGTCGCGTGAGCGCCACCGACGCGACGCTTCCCAGCGCGGCCGGAGCCGTCGTGGCACGGCGGATCGGCATCGGCCTGATGTACGGGCTGTGGCGGCCCCGGGTGCTGGGCGCCTGGCGGATCCCGTCCGCCGGACCCGTCATCCTCGCCGGGAACCACTCGCACAACATCGACGGCCCGATGCTGATCGGCACCTCGCCGCGGCCGGTGCACTTCCTGGTCAAGAAGGAGGCGTTCGTCGGCCCGCTGGACCCGTTCCTGCGCGGTATCGGGCAGCTGAGGGTGGACCGTTCGAGCGCCGACCGCGCCGCGATCGGCCAGGCCCTGGGCGTGCTGGAGCGCGGCGGGGTCCTCGGGATCTTCCCGGAGGGCAGCCGCGGCGAGGGCGACTTCGCGTCGCTGCGCTCGGGCCTCGCGTACTTCGCCGTGCGCTCCGGCGCGCCGATCGTGCCGGTGGCGGTGCTCGGCACCGCCACCCCGCGCGGTGGCGACGGGCGGGCCCGGGCGCTGCCCCGGCTGCGCAGCAGGGTCGACGTGGTGTTCGGCGACCCCTTCGAGGCGGGAGACGGAAGCGGCAGGCGGACGCGGGCGGCCCTGGACCAGGCCACCGAGCGCATCCAGAAGCGGCTGGGCACGCATCTGGGCACCGCCAGGCGGCTGACCGGCCGCCCAGACCAGACATGA
- the der gene encoding ribosome biogenesis GTPase Der codes for MNDQIHSGGDEHGELGDAEYAEFMELAVQEGFDLEEVEGDLAAAGHGPLPVLAVVGRPNVGKSTLVNRIIGRREAVVEDRPGVTRDRVTYEAEWSGRRFKVVDTGGWEQDVLGLDASVAAQAEFAIEAADAVVFVVDATVGATDTDEAVVKLLRRAGKPVVLCANKVDGPSGEADAAMLWSLGLGEPYSVSALHGRGTGDMLDAVLEALPEAPAQTFGATLGGPRRIALVGRPNVGKSSLLNKVANEERVVVNELAGTTRDPVDEIIELGGITWKFVDTAGIRRRVHLQEGADYYASLRTAAAVEKAEVAVVLIDASESISVQDQRIITMAVEAGRALVIAYNKWDTLDEERRYYLEREIETELGQIQWAPRVNVSARTGRHMEKLVPAIETALAGWETRVPTGRLNSFLGEIVASHPHPIRGGKQPRILFGTQAGTRPPRFVLFASGFLEAGYRRFIERRLREEFGFEGTPLQISVRVREKRGRKR; via the coding sequence ATGAACGACCAGATCCACAGCGGCGGCGACGAGCACGGGGAGCTTGGCGACGCCGAGTACGCGGAGTTCATGGAGCTCGCCGTGCAAGAGGGCTTCGACCTGGAGGAGGTCGAGGGCGACCTCGCCGCGGCGGGACACGGCCCGCTGCCGGTGCTGGCCGTCGTCGGCCGCCCCAATGTCGGCAAGTCCACCCTGGTGAACCGGATCATCGGCCGCCGCGAGGCGGTCGTGGAGGACCGCCCCGGAGTCACCCGCGACCGGGTGACCTACGAGGCCGAATGGTCCGGCCGCCGCTTCAAGGTGGTCGACACCGGCGGCTGGGAGCAGGACGTGCTCGGTCTCGACGCGTCCGTGGCGGCCCAGGCCGAGTTCGCGATCGAGGCCGCCGACGCGGTGGTCTTCGTCGTGGACGCGACGGTCGGCGCCACCGACACCGACGAGGCCGTGGTCAAGCTGCTGCGCCGGGCCGGAAAGCCCGTGGTGCTGTGCGCCAACAAGGTCGACGGGCCCAGCGGCGAGGCGGATGCCGCGATGCTGTGGTCGCTCGGCCTCGGCGAGCCGTACTCGGTCTCCGCGCTGCACGGCCGCGGCACCGGCGACATGCTCGACGCGGTCCTGGAGGCGCTGCCCGAGGCCCCGGCCCAGACCTTCGGGGCGACGCTCGGCGGACCACGCCGGATCGCCCTGGTCGGCCGTCCGAACGTGGGCAAGTCCTCGCTGCTCAACAAGGTCGCGAACGAGGAGCGGGTGGTCGTCAACGAGTTGGCGGGCACCACCCGCGACCCGGTCGACGAAATCATCGAACTCGGCGGCATCACCTGGAAGTTCGTCGACACCGCCGGCATCCGCCGCCGGGTCCACCTCCAGGAGGGCGCCGACTACTACGCCTCGCTGCGCACCGCGGCCGCCGTGGAGAAGGCGGAGGTCGCCGTCGTGCTGATCGACGCCAGTGAGTCCATCAGCGTCCAGGACCAGCGGATCATCACGATGGCCGTCGAGGCCGGGCGCGCGCTCGTCATCGCGTACAACAAGTGGGACACCCTCGACGAGGAGCGCCGCTACTACCTCGAGCGCGAGATCGAGACGGAGCTGGGGCAGATCCAGTGGGCGCCGCGGGTCAATGTCTCGGCGCGCACCGGCCGCCATATGGAGAAGCTGGTCCCGGCGATCGAGACGGCGCTGGCCGGCTGGGAGACCCGGGTCCCCACCGGGCGGCTCAACTCCTTCCTCGGCGAGATCGTCGCCTCCCATCCGCACCCGATCCGGGGCGGCAAGCAGCCGCGGATCCTGTTCGGGACGCAGGCCGGCACCCGGCCGCCGCGGTTCGTGCTCTTCGCCTCGGGCTTCCTGGAGGCGGGCTACCGCCGCTTCATCGAGCGGCGGCTGCGCGAGGAGTTCGGCTTCGAGGGGACGCCCCTGCAGATCTCGGTGCGGGTGCGCGAAAAGCGCGGCCGCAAGAGGTAA
- a CDS encoding glycosyltransferase family 4 protein produces MHISFLIHNAYGIGGTIRTTYNLARSLGEQHDVEIVSVFRHRDQPIFDPGPRVRLSHLVDIRKNSPSYDGADPDHGRPAEVFPASEGRYKQYSALTDRRIGDHLRSLEADIVVGTRPGLNVHIAREARRGPVRVGQEHLTLGTHSKGLKRALRAVYPRLDAVTTVTEADARTYRDQMRLPGVRVEAVPNSVPEPGLEPADGTGKWVVAAGRLAPVKRYDLLIRAFAKVSEARPDWRLRIYGGGAQHAKLRALIDQLGLYNHVFLMGPANPLDPEWAKGSIAAVTSSLESFGMTIVEAMRCGLPVVSTDCPHGPAEIIDNGVDGRLVPTGDTDAIAAALLDLINNDELRQQMGQAALKDSARFDPSRVAGRYETLFSGLIGRSGLRGSLHRARGSLLSGAFATKDSLRKVRVA; encoded by the coding sequence ATGCACATCTCTTTCCTTATTCACAACGCGTACGGGATCGGCGGGACGATCCGGACCACGTACAACCTCGCCCGTTCCCTGGGAGAGCAGCACGATGTGGAGATCGTGTCGGTGTTCCGCCACCGCGACCAGCCGATCTTCGACCCCGGACCGCGGGTGCGGCTCAGCCATCTCGTGGACATCCGGAAGAACAGCCCGTCCTACGACGGCGCCGACCCGGACCACGGCCGCCCGGCGGAGGTCTTCCCCGCGTCCGAGGGCCGCTACAAGCAGTACAGCGCTCTCACCGACCGCCGTATCGGGGACCATCTCCGCAGCCTCGAGGCCGATATCGTTGTCGGAACCCGCCCCGGGCTCAATGTCCACATCGCCCGCGAGGCCCGCCGCGGTCCGGTACGAGTCGGCCAGGAGCATCTGACGCTCGGCACCCACTCCAAGGGGCTGAAGCGGGCCCTGCGCGCCGTCTATCCCCGGCTGGACGCGGTGACCACCGTGACCGAGGCCGACGCGCGGACCTACCGCGACCAGATGCGGCTGCCCGGCGTCCGGGTCGAGGCAGTCCCCAACAGCGTGCCCGAGCCCGGTCTCGAGCCCGCCGACGGCACCGGCAAATGGGTCGTCGCGGCCGGTCGGCTGGCCCCGGTGAAACGCTACGACCTGCTGATACGCGCCTTCGCGAAGGTCAGCGAGGCCCGCCCGGACTGGCGGCTGCGGATCTACGGCGGCGGCGCCCAGCACGCCAAGCTGCGCGCCCTCATCGACCAACTCGGCCTCTACAACCACGTCTTCCTGATGGGCCCGGCCAATCCGCTCGACCCCGAGTGGGCCAAGGGCTCCATAGCCGCCGTCACCTCCAGCCTCGAGTCGTTCGGCATGACCATCGTGGAGGCGATGCGCTGCGGCCTTCCCGTGGTGTCCACCGACTGCCCGCACGGGCCCGCGGAGATCATCGACAACGGGGTGGACGGCCGGCTCGTGCCCACCGGCGACACCGACGCCATCGCCGCCGCGCTGCTCGACCTCATCAACAACGACGAGCTGCGCCAGCAGATGGGACAGGCGGCGCTGAAGGATTCGGCCCGCTTCGACCCCTCGCGGGTGGCGGGGCGCTACGAGACGCTGTTCTCCGGTCTGATCGGCCGCAGCGGGCTGCGGGGCTCCCTGCACCGCGCCCGCGGCTCCCTGCTCAGTGGCGCGTTCGCCACCAAGGACTCCCTGCGGAAGGTGCGTGTCGCATGA